A window of the Candidatus Bathyarchaeia archaeon genome harbors these coding sequences:
- a CDS encoding UPF0175 family protein, with product MQEKSTVVTVRLSSRDLERVEAVRTLENVDRSTLLKEFIEDGLRRRIIHLYQKGILTVGRAAEILEVPLRQFLEMLEMNGVPVNWDSESVKEYLKARYGE from the coding sequence ATGCAGGAGAAAAGCACAGTTGTCACCGTTCGTCTTTCCAGCCGAGATTTGGAAAGGGTAGAAGCAGTGAGAACCCTTGAAAATGTTGACCGCTCAACCTTGCTTAAAGAGTTTATCGAAGACGGATTGCGCCGAAGAATTATTCACCTATACCAAAAGGGTATCTTAACCGTTGGACGTGCAGCAGAAATATTGGAAGTACCTTTACGGCAATTCCTTGAAATGTTAGAGATGAATGGCGTCCCAGTCAACTGGGATTCAGAAAGCGTCAAGGAATACCTAAAGGCGAGATACGGAGAATAG
- a CDS encoding amidohydrolase codes for MPADKKIAFGWVEDNRKRLIEISDRIWEFAELGLVEFKSSALLADELERHGFRVERGVAGMPTAFVASWGNGKPVIVLLGEFDALPGLSQKAVSHEEPLESGKPGHGCGHNIYGATALAAAVAVKNVMRQSGLGGTIRFFGCPAEENFDGKGFMVREGCFDGVDAVLGHHPSSMNAASLRSSLSIVSAKFHFYGRAAHAGGAPEQGRSALDAVELMNVGVNYLREHVIQDARIHYVVEKGGTQPNIVPPYARSWYYVRAPERHEVEWIYDWIVDIAKGAALMTRTELKTEFVGGIYNLVPNRAIAELVVKNMREIGLPKHSGEELKFGEEIAKSIPREGKVALLKNTKRPGWERLVDRLLDDEVPDPWGDGEFMHGSTDVGDVSWQVPTVEFGTAAWVLGTPGHSWQNVAQSRVGLGHKSLIFAAKVMAATTLDLLTDEKVLRKAKKEHQQRIGGKKYKSPLPADHKPPLDTWEK; via the coding sequence ATGCCAGCTGATAAGAAGATTGCTTTTGGTTGGGTTGAGGATAACAGGAAGCGTTTGATTGAAATTAGTGATAGGATTTGGGAGTTTGCTGAATTAGGTTTGGTTGAGTTTAAGTCTTCGGCTTTGTTGGCTGATGAGTTGGAGAGGCATGGGTTTAGGGTTGAACGCGGCGTGGCGGGGATGCCGACGGCGTTTGTGGCTTCGTGGGGTAATGGTAAGCCGGTTATAGTATTGTTAGGTGAATTTGATGCGTTGCCTGGTCTGTCTCAGAAAGCTGTGTCGCATGAAGAGCCTTTGGAGTCGGGGAAGCCTGGGCATGGTTGTGGGCATAATATTTATGGTGCGACTGCTTTGGCGGCGGCTGTTGCTGTCAAGAACGTAATGCGGCAGTCTGGGCTTGGTGGCACGATTAGGTTTTTTGGTTGTCCTGCTGAGGAGAATTTTGATGGCAAGGGGTTTATGGTTCGTGAAGGCTGCTTCGATGGAGTTGATGCGGTTTTGGGTCATCATCCGAGCAGTATGAATGCGGCTTCTTTGCGAAGTAGTCTTAGTATTGTGTCGGCTAAGTTTCATTTTTATGGTAGGGCGGCTCATGCTGGTGGCGCGCCTGAGCAGGGTCGTAGCGCGTTGGATGCGGTGGAGCTGATGAATGTTGGAGTCAATTATCTGCGTGAGCATGTGATTCAGGATGCGCGGATTCATTATGTTGTGGAGAAGGGTGGGACTCAGCCGAATATTGTGCCGCCTTATGCGCGAAGCTGGTATTACGTTAGGGCTCCTGAACGCCATGAAGTGGAGTGGATTTATGATTGGATCGTGGACATTGCGAAGGGCGCGGCGTTGATGACTCGGACGGAGTTGAAGACTGAGTTTGTGGGCGGCATTTACAATTTGGTTCCTAACAGGGCAATTGCTGAGTTAGTGGTGAAGAACATGCGTGAAATCGGCTTGCCCAAGCATAGCGGGGAAGAGTTGAAGTTCGGTGAGGAGATTGCCAAATCGATTCCTCGTGAAGGTAAGGTGGCGCTGTTGAAGAATACTAAGCGTCCAGGTTGGGAGCGATTGGTGGACAGGTTGTTGGATGATGAGGTTCCTGATCCTTGGGGCGACGGCGAGTTCATGCATGGCAGTACGGATGTGGGGGATGTGAGTTGGCAGGTGCCTACGGTGGAGTTTGGGACTGCCGCTTGGGTTTTGGGTACGCCTGGGCATTCGTGGCAGAATGTGGCTCAGAGCAGGGTTGGGTTGGGGCATAAGTCTTTGATTTTTGCGGCTAAGGTGATGGCTGCCACGACGCTTGACCTGTTAACTGATGAAAAGGTTCTGCGAAAGGCGAAGAAGGAGCATCAGCAGAGAATAGGTGGTAAGAAGTACAAGTCGCCGTTACCAGCAGACCATAAGCCTCCACTGGACACATGGGAGAAATAA
- a CDS encoding elongation factor EF-2, with amino-acid sequence MGRYRQIDEIVKLMNDPVHIRNTSIIAHVDHGKTTLSDSLLAAAGIISEQSAGQKLFLDSWELEQRRQMTVFASNISLTHNYKGEEYLINLIDTPGHIDFSGAVTRSLRAVDGALVVVDAVEGPMTQTETVLMQALRERVKPLLYINKVDRLIKEIRLTSQEIQNKFAKILARANGLIEKYAPPEHKKDWQVKVEDDRVAFGSALHKWGLNLTHMKAKGVTFQDIIDAYTGEFEEIAKKVDALSKKAPLSEPILDMFCQHLPNPLEAQPFRQSQIWPGDPNSPVGIGLAKVDPNGPLLMCITTIEVDPQAGVIAIGRVFSGTVEKGRPIRLITSRQQGQVQQVYMSMATDRVIVDQVPAGNIAAIGGISGMHVGETVADQDRETQPFEGLRYVSDPVVTVAIVPADVRDLPLFDKVIHKLTLEDPNLRFTINKESGEYLLSGMGELHLEVTAYRMQESKLKVKTSKPIVIYRETISHDYKGPAVMGKSPNKHSKLWITLQKLSEEEIEAIRTGKISEMQTRDDRQKFLRTQFGWETDDAKSVIAVEENNLLVNRIKGRQYVEEVLDHIKSGFREAVHGSVLAKEPAHGLRVNLEDISVHEDPVHRGPAQILPMTWRPIWASFLLSDPKLLEPLLSFECKVPQAFVSNVLGIVQKRRGRVLDMPTEDDMMIVKAEMPVAESFGIADELRSSTQGRAFWATQFSRWAPVPESMILDVIKQIRERRNLDPNPPRPEDFLERE; translated from the coding sequence GTGGGACGCTACCGCCAAATTGATGAAATCGTCAAACTCATGAATGACCCCGTTCACATACGTAACACCAGCATCATCGCACACGTGGACCACGGCAAAACCACCCTAAGCGACAGCTTACTCGCAGCCGCAGGCATAATCAGCGAACAGTCCGCAGGACAAAAACTCTTCCTAGACAGTTGGGAACTTGAACAAAGACGCCAAATGACCGTGTTCGCCAGCAACATCAGCCTGACGCACAATTACAAGGGCGAAGAATACCTCATAAACCTCATCGACACCCCCGGACACATAGACTTCAGCGGCGCAGTCACCCGCAGCTTACGAGCCGTAGACGGAGCCCTAGTCGTAGTCGACGCCGTAGAAGGACCCATGACTCAGACTGAAACCGTGTTGATGCAGGCACTACGCGAACGCGTCAAACCACTACTCTACATAAACAAAGTGGACCGCCTCATCAAAGAAATTAGGCTCACATCGCAGGAAATCCAGAATAAATTCGCGAAAATTCTAGCCCGCGCCAACGGTCTCATCGAAAAATACGCGCCGCCCGAGCATAAAAAAGACTGGCAGGTGAAAGTTGAAGACGACCGAGTAGCCTTCGGCTCAGCGCTGCATAAATGGGGCTTAAACCTCACACATATGAAAGCCAAAGGCGTCACATTCCAAGACATAATCGACGCCTACACGGGCGAATTCGAAGAAATAGCCAAAAAAGTCGACGCCCTAAGCAAAAAAGCCCCACTCTCCGAACCCATACTCGACATGTTCTGCCAGCACCTACCCAACCCACTGGAGGCTCAGCCATTCCGACAAAGCCAAATCTGGCCCGGCGACCCCAACAGTCCAGTTGGCATAGGCTTGGCGAAAGTGGATCCAAACGGACCCTTACTCATGTGCATTACCACCATCGAAGTTGACCCGCAAGCAGGCGTCATAGCCATAGGCAGAGTTTTCAGCGGCACAGTAGAAAAGGGTAGACCAATCCGCCTCATAACCAGCCGCCAACAAGGCCAAGTGCAACAGGTTTACATGAGCATGGCCACCGACAGGGTCATCGTGGACCAAGTGCCCGCGGGCAACATAGCCGCCATCGGCGGAATCAGCGGTATGCACGTAGGCGAAACCGTAGCCGACCAAGACCGAGAGACCCAGCCCTTCGAAGGACTCCGATACGTATCTGACCCCGTTGTCACAGTAGCCATCGTACCAGCTGACGTAAGAGATCTGCCACTCTTCGACAAAGTCATCCATAAGCTCACCCTCGAAGACCCAAACCTACGCTTCACAATCAACAAGGAAAGCGGCGAATACCTGCTCAGCGGCATGGGCGAACTTCACTTAGAAGTCACAGCCTACCGCATGCAAGAATCCAAACTCAAAGTCAAAACAAGCAAGCCCATAGTCATCTACCGCGAAACCATAAGCCACGACTACAAGGGACCAGCAGTAATGGGCAAATCGCCCAACAAACACAGCAAACTCTGGATCACACTACAGAAGCTGTCAGAAGAAGAAATCGAAGCCATCCGAACGGGCAAAATCAGCGAAATGCAAACCCGTGACGACCGACAGAAATTCCTGCGCACCCAATTCGGCTGGGAAACAGACGACGCCAAAAGCGTCATAGCCGTCGAAGAAAACAACCTGCTCGTCAACCGCATCAAAGGACGCCAATACGTCGAAGAAGTACTAGACCACATAAAATCAGGTTTCAGAGAAGCCGTCCACGGCAGCGTCCTAGCCAAAGAACCCGCCCACGGCCTAAGAGTCAACCTCGAAGACATATCAGTACACGAAGACCCAGTGCACCGAGGCCCAGCGCAAATCTTGCCAATGACATGGCGACCCATATGGGCAAGCTTCCTTCTAAGCGACCCAAAGCTACTTGAACCACTCCTCAGCTTCGAATGCAAAGTGCCACAGGCCTTCGTGAGCAACGTCCTCGGCATAGTGCAGAAACGCAGAGGCCGAGTTCTAGACATGCCCACCGAAGACGACATGATGATAGTTAAGGCGGAGATGCCCGTAGCCGAAAGCTTCGGCATAGCAGACGAACTGCGCTCATCCACTCAGGGCAGAGCCTTCTGGGCAACCCAGTTCAGCAGGTGGGCACCCGTTCCAGAAAGCATGATCCTAGACGTAATCAAACAAATACGCGAACGCCGAAACCTAGATCCCAACCCGCCCAGACCAGAAGATTTCCTAGAAAGAGAATGA
- a CDS encoding GNAT family N-acetyltransferase: MKLFWHGKRMRSIRTAALRKSVEKRLLEFMSRDRIGHFYAVYDVLFLPESTRAWTALSDGRLVGYLMEYDKRILYMRGDVSAAVPLLRNSDLSTALFNIESQHLSAVRKLFKVAAPADKMTVGKISSFTPMMAATKSFNPVVQHEVKELSKKHGYAQAVAGLLGTDAQTAVDLLNGYAFGVFHGGKLVSFAASPNMLEDLAIVRGVFTSSEERGKGYSKSVCSVLAERLLREGKDVFLYVSKDNAAAIKVYSTIGFKPTGHVFLSFWAQRKAG, encoded by the coding sequence TTGAAATTGTTCTGGCACGGAAAACGCATGAGAAGCATTCGAACTGCGGCTTTGCGTAAGAGCGTTGAAAAGCGTTTGCTTGAGTTCATGAGTCGGGATAGGATAGGTCATTTCTACGCCGTTTATGACGTTCTGTTCTTGCCCGAGAGTACGCGGGCGTGGACAGCGTTGTCAGATGGTCGCCTCGTGGGCTACTTGATGGAGTATGACAAGCGAATATTGTACATGCGAGGCGATGTTTCGGCTGCGGTTCCGCTTTTGAGGAATTCGGATTTGTCTACAGCCTTGTTCAACATCGAGTCTCAGCATCTTTCAGCTGTCAGAAAGCTGTTCAAGGTTGCTGCGCCAGCGGACAAAATGACAGTGGGTAAGATTTCGAGTTTCACGCCTATGATGGCTGCTACAAAGAGTTTCAACCCAGTTGTGCAGCATGAGGTTAAAGAGTTGTCTAAGAAGCACGGTTACGCTCAAGCTGTGGCTGGTCTGCTTGGCACGGATGCTCAAACTGCCGTGGACTTGTTGAACGGCTACGCTTTTGGCGTTTTCCATGGCGGTAAGCTCGTGTCTTTTGCGGCTTCGCCTAACATGCTGGAGGATTTGGCTATAGTTCGCGGAGTGTTCACATCTTCTGAAGAGAGGGGTAAGGGGTATTCGAAGTCCGTGTGTTCAGTTTTGGCTGAGAGGTTGCTGCGCGAAGGTAAGGATGTTTTCTTGTATGTTTCAAAGGATAATGCCGCAGCGATAAAGGTGTACAGCACGATTGGGTTCAAGCCTACGGGTCATGTGTTTCTTTCGTTTTGGGCGCAGAGAAAAGCTGGATAA
- a CDS encoding oligopeptide/dipeptide ABC transporter ATP-binding protein, with translation MSDAIIQVKHLRKWFPVFSRGVLLKKSIGVVHAVDNIDFDIRKGETFGLVGESGCGKTTVARLILNLIEPTAGEIYFQGENVYKKFKSGNNEEKLRLRRKMQLIFQNPYGSLDPRMTVFDIISEPFIIHKHVPKKEWKDRVYKLLSLVGLEEYHAERYPHEFSGGQRQRICIARALAVEPDFLIADEPVSSLDVSIRAQILNLLGDLQKEMTLTYLYISHDLSSVRQISNRVAVMYLGEIVELADTDELFDKPIHPYTQALIQAVPIPDPETKRLRIILAGEVPSPINPPKGCRFRPRCPYAKECKKEEAPKLIDAGGGHLVACHIIRYS, from the coding sequence ATGAGTGACGCGATCATTCAAGTCAAGCATTTGAGGAAGTGGTTTCCTGTTTTCTCCCGAGGCGTTCTGCTAAAGAAGTCAATTGGCGTTGTCCACGCTGTTGACAACATTGACTTTGATATCAGAAAAGGAGAAACTTTTGGCCTCGTCGGAGAGAGCGGATGCGGCAAGACCACGGTTGCTAGGCTTATACTGAACCTAATTGAGCCCACAGCTGGAGAAATATATTTCCAAGGCGAGAACGTCTACAAGAAGTTTAAGTCAGGCAACAACGAGGAGAAGCTTCGTCTCAGACGGAAGATGCAGTTGATTTTTCAGAACCCATATGGATCACTAGATCCACGTATGACGGTTTTTGACATCATATCTGAACCTTTCATTATTCACAAGCACGTTCCTAAGAAAGAGTGGAAAGACCGCGTTTACAAGCTCCTAAGCTTAGTTGGCCTCGAGGAGTACCATGCCGAACGGTACCCCCACGAGTTCAGCGGAGGACAGCGACAAAGAATCTGCATAGCTCGAGCTTTGGCGGTTGAACCTGACTTTCTGATTGCAGATGAGCCTGTGTCCTCGTTGGATGTTTCTATTAGAGCGCAGATTCTCAATTTGCTAGGCGACCTTCAAAAAGAAATGACCCTCACTTACCTGTACATCTCACACGATTTGAGCTCTGTAAGACAGATCAGCAACAGAGTCGCAGTCATGTATCTCGGCGAAATTGTCGAGCTTGCAGACACAGATGAACTGTTTGACAAGCCTATTCACCCGTATACGCAGGCGCTTATTCAAGCAGTTCCGATCCCAGACCCGGAGACGAAGCGGCTGAGAATCATCTTGGCCGGAGAGGTTCCAAGCCCAATTAACCCGCCAAAAGGGTGCAGGTTTAGGCCACGATGCCCATACGCGAAAGAATGCAAGAAGGAAGAAGCACCGAAACTCATTGATGCCGGCGGCGGCCACCTAGTAGCCTGCCACATAATCCGTTACAGCTAA
- a CDS encoding ABC transporter ATP-binding protein, producing MSATILNIDGLKTHFFTEAGIVQAVDGISFSLKRGESLGLVGESGSGKTVTALSVLRIVPKPGRIVGGTIEFNGENLLKKTEDTMRKLRGGDIAIIFQDPSSSLNPVYTVETQLSDVIRAHQDLAEQDVNDKAVELLKLVGLPEPETRMQEYPHQFSGGMKQRVAIARALACEPKLLFADEPTTNLDVTIQAQVLRLLNDLKSRLGMSLVMITHDMGIIAELTARTVVLYAGRVCEIARTPDLFVEPRHPYTAALLAAVPRLDMRKMLRVIPGNIPNLIDPPTGCRFHPRCEYAVEACKEEQPVLEQVGPEHFVACYRWRDIRLKGERVSHE from the coding sequence ATGTCTGCAACAATATTGAACATCGACGGACTGAAGACACATTTTTTCACTGAAGCAGGGATAGTTCAAGCGGTAGATGGCATCTCCTTCAGCTTGAAGAGGGGCGAGTCACTAGGGTTGGTTGGGGAGTCCGGTTCAGGGAAAACCGTGACTGCCTTATCGGTTCTAAGAATTGTGCCCAAGCCCGGCAGAATAGTCGGTGGAACAATCGAGTTTAATGGCGAAAATCTGCTCAAAAAGACAGAAGACACTATGCGCAAACTGCGGGGAGGCGACATCGCCATCATCTTCCAAGACCCTTCCTCTTCCTTGAACCCCGTGTACACGGTTGAGACCCAGCTTTCAGACGTCATACGCGCTCATCAAGACCTTGCCGAGCAAGACGTCAACGACAAAGCAGTCGAGCTTCTGAAGCTAGTTGGGCTTCCCGAACCCGAGACCAGAATGCAAGAGTACCCCCATCAGTTCAGCGGAGGCATGAAGCAGCGTGTGGCTATTGCAAGAGCCCTCGCCTGCGAACCCAAACTACTATTCGCCGATGAGCCAACTACCAATCTGGATGTGACGATTCAAGCGCAAGTGCTCCGTCTGCTAAACGATTTGAAAAGCAGGCTTGGAATGTCGCTCGTCATGATCACCCACGACATGGGCATAATAGCTGAGTTGACCGCTAGAACGGTCGTGTTGTATGCTGGACGCGTTTGCGAAATCGCCCGGACACCTGACCTTTTTGTTGAGCCGCGACATCCCTACACCGCTGCTTTGCTCGCCGCGGTTCCCCGACTTGATATGAGGAAGATGTTACGGGTAATTCCTGGCAACATACCGAATCTTATTGATCCTCCAACCGGATGCCGTTTCCATCCGCGCTGCGAATACGCCGTGGAAGCCTGCAAGGAGGAACAGCCCGTTCTTGAGCAGGTTGGACCCGAGCATTTTGTGGCATGCTATCGATGGCGTGATATTAGGCTGAAGGGAGAACGAGTCTCGCATGAGTGA
- a CDS encoding ABC transporter permease, with translation MTAQKRQKPPRRSASQWAVAWRRFKRNKPGVLGLILVAILFSFPIFEWVFTQMGWILPARPDRDSLAFLYTGETGQPPTLENLFEQPFSLTKLFGTTRIGSDVLSEVVHATKYTLYVGVLVTAITMLLSIIVGAIAGFFGGWVDNILMRIAEVFLVFPSLLLILVFVRVFSLTVGDPFWTVPFLNLQIPTGLTIVIFVVAIFNWGSNARMIRGEFLRLRELEFVEAERALGAGNSRIIFRHILPNLLSSVIVVSSLTIAYAILLEAAVSFLGFGDVNTLTWGQILQENFGDASTVWWAEFFPGLAILFSVFAFNLLGDGLSDALNPRLRE, from the coding sequence ATGACCGCACAGAAAAGACAGAAACCTCCAAGACGCTCAGCTAGTCAGTGGGCTGTGGCATGGCGAAGATTCAAAAGAAACAAGCCGGGGGTGCTCGGCCTTATCTTGGTTGCAATCCTATTCTCATTCCCGATCTTCGAATGGGTTTTCACCCAAATGGGTTGGATTCTTCCAGCCAGGCCTGATCGAGATTCCCTTGCGTTCCTCTACACTGGCGAAACTGGTCAGCCGCCGACCTTGGAGAATCTGTTCGAGCAACCCTTCAGCCTGACAAAGTTGTTTGGAACAACTCGAATAGGCTCAGACGTTTTAAGTGAAGTAGTTCACGCGACGAAGTATACGCTGTATGTTGGAGTTCTGGTCACAGCAATAACAATGCTATTGTCCATCATAGTTGGAGCGATAGCCGGTTTCTTCGGAGGGTGGGTTGACAACATCTTAATGAGAATCGCAGAAGTATTCCTGGTTTTTCCCTCTCTCTTACTCATTCTCGTGTTTGTTAGAGTATTCAGTCTAACTGTGGGTGATCCGTTTTGGACAGTGCCTTTTCTCAACCTTCAAATACCAACAGGTCTTACCATTGTTATTTTTGTTGTGGCTATTTTCAACTGGGGATCTAACGCCAGAATGATTCGAGGCGAGTTCCTGAGGCTTAGAGAACTGGAGTTTGTGGAGGCGGAAAGGGCGCTTGGAGCCGGCAACAGCCGAATAATCTTCCGACACATATTACCTAACCTGTTGTCCTCAGTGATAGTAGTCTCAAGTTTGACGATAGCCTACGCGATCTTGTTGGAAGCTGCCGTCAGCTTTCTCGGCTTCGGAGACGTCAACACACTAACGTGGGGGCAAATCCTTCAAGAGAACTTTGGCGACGCAAGCACAGTATGGTGGGCAGAGTTTTTCCCAGGCTTAGCTATATTGTTCAGTGTATTTGCCTTCAACCTGCTCGGCGACGGCCTGTCAGACGCCTTAAACCCAAGGCTACGTGAATGA
- a CDS encoding ABC transporter permease has translation MTSKTRKKPNVRDMVKRPDTLIKTASQNIQRATKYFLHGCAFSSLFFTFYLVLTTAVPLLTDVVAKIGPIVVFVAFSLFAASINALVTGRLWFKVTYRPFDLLFHGLVLFGIIYAVNSIIIAWPYSASPSIESAIITLAIASFVDGFIAKTVAGQWKHERMTMATARSFLTSAIFKYIVRRLLYMIPLFIGISIVSFFVMYAAGDPLNIIKVGRPTVDQATLDALKAYYGLDKPIPIQYLNWLSNLLQGNFGKSLYGGRPVSLMIGNWFWETVKLQLVSTLLAFFISIPIGINSAKKQYSKQDIAVTSGSLFGVSMPTFWLGLILIIVFSYRLGWLPSAGAYGEPNYWWDNPFLDQIAHLILPVTVLVYVSLAQNVRLIRANMLEVLRSDYILAARASGLSERTIIYKYALRNAVSPVITFLGVSLGAIIAGAPLTEYTFSWPGLGRRFVEAAIRLDFPVVMGITMIITIMTLIANLVVDIIYVYIDPRIRLR, from the coding sequence TTGACAAGCAAAACACGCAAGAAACCAAACGTACGAGACATGGTCAAGAGACCAGACACTTTAATCAAAACAGCAAGCCAAAACATCCAAAGAGCCACGAAGTATTTCCTCCACGGATGCGCATTTTCGTCATTGTTTTTCACGTTCTATTTGGTGCTGACTACTGCGGTACCATTGTTAACGGACGTTGTCGCCAAAATAGGACCTATCGTAGTCTTTGTAGCTTTCTCCTTGTTCGCGGCCAGTATAAACGCGCTTGTAACTGGACGCCTATGGTTCAAAGTCACGTACAGACCATTTGATCTGCTTTTCCATGGGCTGGTCTTGTTTGGCATAATATACGCCGTGAACAGCATCATCATCGCATGGCCGTACTCAGCTTCTCCAAGCATTGAGAGTGCTATAATCACTTTAGCCATCGCTTCATTCGTTGACGGATTTATCGCGAAAACGGTTGCGGGACAGTGGAAACATGAACGGATGACGATGGCTACTGCGAGGAGCTTTCTGACCAGCGCAATTTTCAAGTACATTGTAAGGAGGCTGCTGTACATGATACCATTGTTCATAGGCATATCCATTGTCAGTTTCTTTGTTATGTACGCAGCGGGAGATCCCCTAAACATAATAAAAGTCGGTAGACCAACAGTAGATCAAGCGACATTAGATGCTCTAAAAGCATATTATGGACTCGATAAGCCAATACCCATTCAATACTTGAACTGGCTTTCGAACCTTCTGCAAGGCAACTTCGGCAAATCGCTTTATGGAGGAAGGCCCGTAAGCCTTATGATTGGAAACTGGTTTTGGGAAACCGTCAAACTTCAATTGGTCTCGACGCTGTTGGCTTTTTTCATCTCTATTCCCATCGGAATAAACTCTGCAAAGAAGCAATATTCAAAGCAGGATATTGCTGTCACATCAGGCTCATTGTTCGGAGTTTCAATGCCGACTTTCTGGCTTGGACTTATCCTGATAATAGTTTTCTCATATAGACTGGGCTGGTTACCCTCCGCAGGCGCATACGGAGAACCGAATTACTGGTGGGACAACCCGTTTCTGGACCAAATTGCGCATCTAATTCTGCCTGTAACTGTGCTCGTCTACGTTTCACTGGCTCAGAACGTACGACTTATCCGGGCCAATATGCTTGAAGTCCTAAGATCCGACTACATTCTAGCAGCGCGAGCTAGCGGATTGAGCGAGCGCACAATAATATACAAATACGCTTTGAGGAATGCCGTCAGCCCTGTTATCACGTTCCTTGGAGTATCACTCGGCGCCATTATCGCAGGAGCTCCACTGACGGAATACACGTTCAGTTGGCCTGGACTCGGCCGGCGGTTCGTTGAAGCCGCGATCCGATTAGATTTTCCAGTAGTCATGGGAATTACCATGATTATCACTATCATGACATTGATTGCGAATCTGGTAGTCGATATCATCTACGTTTACATAGATCCCAGAATTAGGCTCAGGTAG